GTCGGCGTCCGCCACATGATCGCGCGGCTGCCGGAGCTCTGCGCGGCCCCGGCGGCTTGCATCGTCGGCGAGCCGTCCGAGATGCGGCCGGTCCTGCGCCACAAGGGCAAGGTCGCGGGACGCCTGACGGTGCGCGGCCGGGCCGGCCATTCCTCGCGGCCGGACCTCGCCGACAACGCCGTGCATCTCGCCGCCGACATCGTCGGGCTGGTGCGGGCGACGCACGAGCGCCTCTCCCGCGAGGGACCGCACCACCCGCTGTTCGAGCCCGCCGCCTCGACCCTGCAGGTCGGCGTGATCGCCGGCGGCACCGGGGTCAACGTCGTGCCCGACACCTGCCGGGTCGAGTGGGAGGCCCGCGCGGTGCCGGGCACCGACCCGATGACGATCCACGACGCGCTCCAGGCCGGCATCGCCGGTCTCGTGGCGCCGCTCCGGGCGGCGGGCCGGGAGGTCGCGGTCGAGAGCGAGATCCTGTCGCTCTACCCGGCCCTCGACCTTCCCGACGGCGCCCCGTTGCGCGGCCTCGCCGAGGCCTGGTCCGGCCGCGAAGCCCTCGGGGCCGTGAGCTACGGCACCGAGGCCGGGCTGTTCCAGGCCGCCGGCATCCCGTCGATCATCTGCGGCCCGGGCCGGATCGCCGAGGCGCACCGGCCCGACGAATCGATCGGCCTGTCCGACCTGGAGGAGTGCTGCGCCATGCTTCGGCGGGTGATCGCCGATCAGGCTTGAGCGTAAATCGGAGTAAAAGATAGACGAACCGGATCACCGGGCGCGCGTTGTCGGGGTCAGGACCTGAAAAACTCGGGATCCAACAGGAGAGCAGCATGCGTTCGATTCTCGCAGGACTCGCCGCCGGCCTTCTCGTCGCCGGCGCGGCCTCGGCTCAGACTGCCGCGCCGTCCACTGCCCCGGGCACCATGGGCACCGGCCCCGCCTCCACTGGCACCGTCGCGCCGATGCCGAACAACACCGGCGGCAGCGCCGGCGGCGTCGTGGCGCCCGGGCCCAACGGCGCCTCGACCGTGACCGGCAATTCGGCCGCCGGCGGCAATGCCGGCCAGCCGTCCCGCGCGGTGCCGCAGGGCAGCAGCGGCAGCGGCAGCCGGTAACGGCGCCGATGGCCGGCGCCATATCCCGTTCCTATCGCGCGCGACCGTCGATCGTATTGGAATTACCCCTCCCGGCGCGGTAACACCGCGTCCAACAGCAGGCCGGCCGCCGTCAGGGCGGCCGGTCGCCACGGGAGGAAGACGCATGAACGCCCATCAGCACTTCATCGGCGGCACCTGGGTCGGCGGCGAGGCGACCCTGCCGGTCCTCAACCCGTCGCACGGCCAGGAGATGGCCCGCATCGCCCGCGGCGGCGCCAAGGAGATCGACGAGGCCGTGAAGGCCGGCCACGCCGCCATGGACGGCGAGTGGGGCCGCCTCGACGCCGCCTCCCGCGGCCGGCTGATGCTGAAGCTCGCCGAGCTGATCCGCCGCGACGCCGAGATCCTGGCCAAGATGGAGAGCGAGGACGTCGGCAAGCCGATGACGCTCGCCCGCAACGACGCCCAGGTCTGCGCCCGCTACTTCGAGTATTACGGCGGCGCCGCCGACAAGGTGCACGGCGACACGATCCCGTTCCAGAACGGCTTCACGGTCATGACCGTCTACGAGCCGCACGGCGTCGTCGGCGTGATCGTGCCGTGGAACTACCCTCTCCAGATGACCGGCCGCTCGGTCGCCCCGGCGCTCGCCATGGGCAACGCCGTGGTGCTCAAGCCCGCCGAGGACACCTCGCTCTCGGCGCTGCACCTCGCCAAGCTCGCGGCGGAAGCCGGCTTCCCGGCCGGCAGCCTCAACGTGGTCACCGGCCTCGGCGAGGAGGCGGGCGCGGCCCTGGCCTCGCACAAGGGCATCCACCACATCAGCTTCACCGGCTCGCGCGAGGTCGGAACCCTGATCCAGACGGCGGCGGCCAAGAACACGATCCCGGTGACGCTCGAGCTCGGCGGCAAGTCGCCCCAGGTCGTCTTCGCCGATGCCGACCTGTCCGAGGCCGGCACCGTCATCGTCAAGGCGATCACCCAGAATGCCGGCCAGACCTGCTCGGCCGGCTCCCGCGTGGTGATCGAGGATTCCATCTACGACAGCTTCACCGCCGACCTGGCGAAGCGCTTCAAGGACCTGCGCGTCGGCTCGGGCGAGCAGGACCTCGACCTCGGCCCCGTGGTCAACGCCAAGCAGTGCGAGCGGGTGCAGGGCTACATCGATCTTGCCCGCCGCGACGGCCTGACCATCCTGGCCGAGGGCGAGCTCGGCACCAACGTCCCGGGCGACGGCTACTACGTCCGCCCAACCCTGATCGGCGACGTGCCGCCGGACCACCGCCTGGCCCAGGAGGAGATCTTCGGCCCCGTGCTGGTGGCGATCCGGGTGCGCGACGAGGCCGAGGCGCTCGCGGTCGCGAACGGCACCGAGTACGGCCTTGCCGCCGGCATCTGGACCCAGGATCTCGGCAAGGCCCTGCGCCTGTCGAAGGGCATCAAGTCGGGCCAGGTCTTCGTCAACAATTACGGCGCGGGCGGCGGCGTCGAGCTGCCCTTCGGCGGCGTGAAGGGCTCGGGCCACGGCCGCGAGAAGGGCTTCGAGGCGCTCTACGGCTTCGGCTCGATGAAGATGATCGCGATCAAGCACGGGGTCTGATCATCATGGCAGCGGGGAGTGGAGTCAGGCCGCTCAGCGGCCTGACCGTGGTGGCGCTCGAGCAGGCGGTGGCGGCACCCTACTGCTCCTCGCGCCTCGCCGACGCGGGCGCCCGCGTCATCAAGATCGAGCGGCCGGAGGGCGATTTCGCCCGCGGCTACGACGCGGCGGTGAACGGCCTGGCGAGCTACTTCGTCTGGCTCAACCGCGGCAAGGAGAGCCTGGTCGCCGACATCAAGGACCCGGGCGATGCCCGGCTCCTGCACGCGGTGCTGGCCAAGGCCGACGTGTTCATCCAGAACCTCGCGCCGGGCGCCGCGGCGCGGGCGGGCTTCGGCTCGGAGGAGTTGCGGGCGCGCTACCCGCGCCTCATCACCGTGGACGTCACCGGCTACGGCTCCGGGCATTCCTACTCGGACATGAAGGCCTACGACCTGCTGGTCCAGGCCGAGAGCGGGCTCGCCGAGATCACCGGCCACCCGGCCGGCCCCGGCCGTGTCGGGGTGTCGGTCTGCGACATCGCCTGCGGCATGGCGGCCCACGCCGCCGTGCTGGAGGCTCTGATCGCCCGCGGCATCACCGGCGAGGGCGCCAAGCTCGAGGTCAGCCTGTTCGACGGCATGGCCGACTGGATGAACGTGCCGCTGCTCTACTTCGAGGGCACCGGCCGGGCGCCGCAGCGGGTCGGCCTCGCCCACCCGTCGATCTGCCCCTACGGCGCCTTCCCGACGAGGGACGGGGCCCTGGTGCTGCTCTCGATCCAGAACGAGCGCGAATGGCGCAAGTTCTGCGCCGAGTTCCTGCGCCAGCCCGATTTGCCGTCGCGGGAGGGGTTCGAGAGCAACAACGCCCGGGTGGCGAACCGGCCCGAGGTTGACGCGGTGGTGGCGCGGGTCTTCGCAGACTTGAGCCGCGACGAGGCGGCGGCGCGGCTGCGGACGGCCGGCACCGCCTACGGCTTCGTCAATGGCCTCGCCAACCTCGTGTCGCATCCGGCCCTGCGCCGGGTGACCGTCGAGACCCCGGCCGGCCCGGCCTCGATCGTCGCGCCGCCGGCGCTCCGCAACGGCCAGGCGCCGGTGATGGGCCGCGTGCCGGGGATCGGCGAGCACAGCGAGGCGATCCGGCGGGAATTCGCGGCGTAAGTTCTCTTCACCGCCTACTGGTCGAGCACACTCCCCTCTCCCGTGTGGGAGAGGGGCGGGGGGGTGAGGGTGCTACGGTTCTTATTCGAGCACTGAGCGTCGTGCTGGCAGCGTGACGACCCGAGTTTTGATCGGCAGCGCGTCACCCTCACCCCTACTCCTCTCCCAAACGGGAGAGGGGATCCCGCGATTCGATGAACACCCTGGAGGACCGCCATGGCCACGATCCGCGAAGAAGACCTGGTCGCCTCCATCGCCGACGCGCTGCAATTCATCTCGTACTACCACCCGGCGGACTACATCGAGAACCTCGCCGACGCCTGGCGGCGCGAGGAGAGCCCGGCGGCCCGGGACGCGATGGCGCAGATCCTGGTCAATTCCCGCATGGCCGCCTTCGGCCGGCGGCCGATCTGCCAGGACACCGGGACGGCGCAAGTGTTCATGAAGGTCGGGCTCGGGGCCCGCATCGTGTCGAACCGCTCGCTCCAGGAGATCGTCGACGAGGGCGTGCGCCGGGCCTGGCGCGAGGAGCGCAACCCCTTGCGCGCCTCGGTGGTCTCCGAGCCGCTCTTCGGCCGTCGCAACACCGGCGACAACGCCCCGGCGATGCTCCACGTCGAGATGGTGGCGGGCGACGCGATCGAGGTCCACGTCGCCGCGAAGGGCGGCGGCTCGGAGAACAAGGCGAAGTTCGCCGCCCTCAACCCGAGCGACTCGGTCGCCGACTGGGTGGTGCGCACCGTCGAGACGCTGGGTGCGGGCTGGTGCCCGCCCGGCATGCTCGGCATCGGCGTCGGCGGCTCGCCCGAGAAGGCGATGACGCTCGCCAAGCTCTCGCTCCTCGACCCGATCGACCTGCCGCAGATCCGCGCCCGCGGCCCCGCCTCCAAGGAGGAGGAATTGCGGCTCGAGATCTTCGAGCGGGTCAACGCCCTCGGCATCGGCGCGCAGGGGCTCGGCGGCCTCACCACCGTGTTGGATGTGAAGCTGAAGACCTTCCCGGTCCACGCCGCCTCGCTCCCCGTCGGCCTGATCCCGCAATGCGCCGCCGACCGGCACGCCCATTTCACCCTCGACGGCAGCGGCCCGGCCGTCTTCACCCCGCCCTCCCTCGACCTCTGGCCGCAGGACATCAGCGTCGCGACCGCCGCCGGGCGGCGGGTCGACCTCGACCGGCTGACCCGCGAGGAGGTGGCGACCTGGCGCGCCGGCGAGACGCTTCTCCTCTCCGGTCGCCTGCTCACCGGGCGCGACGCCGCGCACCTGCGCCTGACCCGGATGCTGGAGGCGGGCGAGGACCTGCCGGTCGATCTGCGCGACCGGGCGATCTACTATGTCGGCCCGGTCGATGCGGTCGGCGACGAGGCGGTGGGTCCCGCCGGTCCCACCACGGCGACCCGGATGGACAAGTTCCTGGAGCCGATCCTGTCGCGGACGGGCCTCCTCGTCATGGTCGGCAAGGCCGAGCGCGGTCCGGCCGCGGTCGAGACCATCGCCCGCCACGGGGCGGCCTACCTGATCGCGGTGGGCGGCGCGGCCTACCTCGTCTCGAAGGCGATCAAGTCGGCGCGGGTGCTGGCCTTCGCCGATCTCGGCATGGAGGCGATTCACGAATTCGTCGTCGAGGACATGCCGGTGACGGTGGCGGTCGATGCCGCCGGCACCTCGGTCCACCGCGACGGGCCGGCGCGCTGGCGCCGGCCGGTCCGGGAGGCGGTGCCCGCGTGAGGCGTGGCGGGGGGCTTCACGCCCCCCGCATCGCGTTCATGGTCAGGAGCTCGTAGGTCGCCGCGGTCTCGCCCGAAGCGGTCCGGATCTCCACGTCCCAGCGCACCTCGCCGTACTGCGCGTTGCGCGGCGACTTCTCCTTGGCGGTCAGCCGTACCCGGATCGCCTCGCCGGGCTGGATCGGCTTGAGGAAGCGCAAGGAATCGAGCCCGTAATTGGCGAGCACCGGACCCGGATCGGGATCGACGAACAGGCCGGCGGCAAAGGACAGGAGCAGGTAGCCGTGCGCCACCCGGCCGGGGAAGAACGGGTGGCCCTTCGTCGCCTCCTCGCTCATGTGGGCGTAGAAGGTGTCGCCGGTGAAGCGAGCGAAGTGCTCGATGTCCGCGAGCGTGATCACCCGCTCGGCCGAGTGGAAGCTGCGGCCGATCTCCAGGTCCTCGAAGTGGCAGCGGAACGGATGCTCGGGCCGGATCGCCTCCGGCGCGCCCTTGATCCAGCTCTCCGTGATCCGGCTCAGCATCGCGGGCGAGCCCTGGAGCGCCGTGCGCTGCATGTAGTGGGACAAGGCCCGCACGCCGCCGAGCTCCTCGCCGCCGCCGGCCCGGCCGGGTCCGCCATGCATCATGTGCGGCATCGGCGAGCCGTGGCCGGTCTGCTCCTTGGCGCAGTCGCGGTCGATGACGACGAGGCGGCCGTGATAGGCCCCGACCCCGAAGACCAGATCCGCCGCGGCCGCCGGGTCGTGGGTGTAGAGCGAGGCGACGAGGCTGCCCTCGCCGCGATTGGCCAGCACCGCCGCCTCGTCGAGCCCGTCATACCCCATCACGGTGCAGACCGGGCCGAACGCCTCGAGGCCGTGCACCTGCCGGGCCCGGAGCGGGTCGGCGCAGTGGAGCAGCATCGGCGGCAGGAAGGCGCCCGTCTCCGGGTCCGCCCCCTCGACGGCGAGGCGCGCCGGGTCGCCGAAGACCAGCTCGGCCTCCGCCTTCAGGGCGTCCACCCGGGCCAGCACGTCGCGGCGCTGCGCGAGGCCGACCACCGGCCCCATCCTGACGTCCTCGCGGGCGGGGTCGCCGATCCGCACCGAGGCCAGGCGCTGCCGAAGCGCCTCGATCACCGCCGGCACGTGGGCGCGGGGCGCCAGCGCCCGCCGGATCGCGGTGCATTTCTGCCCCGCCTTGACGGTCATCTCCTTGGCGACCTCCTTGACGTAGAGGTCGAATTCCGGCGTGCCCGGCCCGGCATCGGGGCCGAGGATCGCGGCGTTGAGCGAGTCGCGCTCGGCCACGAAATGCACCGCCTCGCGGGCGATCACCGGATGGCGCTGGAGCAGCTGCGCCGTCTCGGCCGAGCCGGTGAACGACACCACGTCCTGGCCGGTCAGATGATCGAACAGGTCGCCGGTCGGGCCGACGACGCATTGCAGGGCGCCGTCCGGCAGGATGCCGGATTCGGCGATCAGCCGCACCAGCGCGTGGGCGACGTAGGCCGTGATGGTGGCGGGCTTCGTCACCACCGGCACGCCGGCGAGGATCGCGGGCGCGAGCTTCTCGAGCAGCCCCCAGCACGGGAAGTTGAAGGCGTTGATGTGGACGGCGCAGCCCGTCCGGGCCGTCATCACGTGGCGACCGACGAAGCTGCCGCCGCGCGACAGGGGCTCCACCGCCCCGTCGATCAGGAAGGTCGCGTTCGGCAGTTCGCGCCGCCCCTTCGAGGCGTAGACGAACAGCGTGCCGATGCCGCCGTCGATGTCGATCAGGTTGTCGGTGCGGGTGGCCCCGGTCTGGTGCGACAGGGCGTAGAGCCCGTCCCGGCGCTCGTTGAGGAAGGCGGCCAGCCGCTTCAGCATCTCGGCGCGCTGGTGGAAGGTGAGGCGCCGCAGGGCCGGACCGCCGACCCGGCGGGCATGGTCCAGCACCTCGGCCATGCCGGGTCCGCCTTGCGAGAGGCCGCCGCTGCCGACCTCCGCCACCACCGCGCCGGTCACGGCGCTGCGGATGCCGGTCCAGTCTCCCCCCGGCGCGATCCAGCGTCCCTGGACGTAGCTCTCCAGCCGCATGGCGTCCTCCCGTCCGTTCTATGCCCGTTATTCTCGGCCCATTATTGACCGACCGGCCGGTTGGTCAAGCGTGGCTCGACAGGTCCGGTCCGGCGCCGCTATCGGATGGTCGCGCTTCCCGAAGGACCCGAATGGCCGACCTCCTCGCGCCGCTCATCGACCATTTCCACGCCCGCACGCCGATCCGCGCCGGCTCCCTGGTGGTCACGGTCTTCGGCGACGCGGTGGTGCCGCGGGGCGGGGTGCTGTCGCTCGAATCGCTGCTCGCGATCACCCGGGCGTTCCGCATCGGCGACGGGGTGGTGCGCACGGCCTTGTCGCGGCTCGTCGCCGACGGCTGGTTCGAGCGCTGGAAGCTCGGCCGCAACAGCTTCTATCGCCTGACCCCGTCCGGCGGCGGCGCCTTCGCGCGGGCGACCGCCCGGATCTACGGCCCGGCGGCGCCGGCCTGGTCGGGCGCCTTCGACCTCCTGGTCCTCGACGGCGCCGGCGAGCGGCGGTCCGAACTCGCGGCGTCCGGCTACGGCAGCCTCGGGTCCGACCTGATGATCGGGGTCGTGCCCGCGACGGGGCCGGGGGAGGGGGGCATGATGGAGGCAGTCCTGCGCCTCGCCGCCCGGCCGGAGGATCCGGAGACCGCGCGCCGCCTCGCCGCCCGGGCCTGGCCGGTGGCGGAGGTGGGCGAACGCTACGCCCGCTTCACCGCCACCTTCGCGGCGGCCGGGGACAGCGTGGTTTCGGCCCCCCCGACGGGGCTCGACGCCCTGGTGCTGCGCATCCTCCTGATCCACGAGTACCGCCGCGCCGTCCTCAAGGACCCCCTGCTGCCCGCCGACCTGCTGCCGGAGGACTGGCCCGGGGCCGCGGCGCGGAGCGTGTGCGCCGCGATCTATCGCGCCGTCGCGCCGGCGGCGGAAGCCTGGCTCGACGCGAACGCGACCACAGATTCCGGTCCGCTGCCGCCGCCGGGAGTGAAGTTCGCGGCGCGGTTCGCCGCCTGAACGCCGCCATCCCGGCGGCCTCCCGCACCGCAACGTGTTACGAAAAATATTGCAATTCAAAAATTCCGTGACATATTGGGATCCAGAACGCTGAGGGAGGCGCGGCCATGTACACGCAGGCCTTGAACGCCAAGGACACCACCGCTCCGGTCGCCGGACCCGAGGAGGCCGCGCGCGCCGACCGGTTCCAGGCACGGATCGACGCCGAGGAGCGGATCGAGCCGAACGACTGGATGCCGGAGGCCTACCGGCGCACGCTGACCCGGCAGATCTCGCAGCACGCCCATTCCGAGATCGTCGGCATGCTGCCGGAGGGCAACTGGATCACCCGGGCGCCGACGCTCAAGCGCAAGGCCGCCCTGCTCGCCAAGGTGCAGGACGAGGCCGGCCACGGGCTCTACCTCTACTCGGCGGCCGAGACGCTGGGCACCAGCCGCGAGGAGATGTTCGAGCAGCTGCTCGCCGGCCGCGCCAAGTATTCGTCGATCTTCAACTACCCGACCCTGACCTGGGCCGATATCGGCGCCATCGGCTGGCTGGTCGACGGCGCGGCGATCATGAACCAGATCCCGCTCTGCCGCTGCTCCTACGGCCCTTACGCCCGCGCGATGGTCCGCGTCTGCAAGGAGGAGAGCTTCCACCAGCGCCAGGGCTACGAGATCATGCTGACCCTCTGCCGCGGCACGGCGGAGCAGAAGGCGATGGCGCAGGACGCCCTGAACCGCTGGTGGTGGCCCTGCCTGATGATGTTCGGCCCGCCCGACGCCGAGAGCCAGCATTCCGACCAGTCGGCGAAGTGGAAGATCAAGCGCTTCTCCAACGACGAGCTGCGCCAGAAATTCGTCGACGCGACGGTGCCGCAGGGCCAGTATCTCGGCCTGACCTTCCCCGACCCGGACCTCGCCTACGACGAGGCCGCCGGCCACTGGCGCTACGGCGCCATCGACTGGGAGGAGTTCAAGCAGGTGCTCGCCGGCAACGGTCCCTGCAACCGTCAGCGCATGAAGCAGCGCCGCGACGCCCACGCCGCCGGCGCCTGGGTGCGCGAGGCCGCGATGGCGCATGCCGAGAAGCGCACCCGCCGCGCCGAAGCCGCGAAGGCCGCCGACTTGCCGCAGGCGGCGTGAGGGAGGGGACGATGCCTGAGCAGAAGATTCCGCTCTGGGAGGTGTTCATCCGCTCCCGCAACGGCCTGGCGCACAAGCATGTCGGCTCGCTCCACGCCGCGGATTCCGCCATGGCGCTCCAGGCCGCCCGCGACGTCTACACCCGCCGCGGCGAGGGGCTGTCGCTCTGGGTCGTGCCCTCCGCGGCGATCGTCGCCTCGGACCCGGCCGACAAGGACGTGATGTTCGAGCCCACCGCCTCGAAGATCTACCGGCACCCGACCTTCTACGAGGTGCCGGACGAGGTCGGGCATATGTGAGGGCGAGGTCCGCGCTTCACGATCGGGCGCGGGTTTCTCTTCTCCCCGCGG
The sequence above is drawn from the Methylobacterium terrae genome and encodes:
- the argE gene encoding acetylornithine deacetylase; the encoded protein is MPDAAALLSDLVAIPSVCRTPNGAIVALVRDHLARHGVEAAVLPGPEGDRANLFATIGPRDVPGIVLSGHLDVVPAGEGWTGDPFALRRKGDRLVGRGAVDMKGFVACLLALVPEMAAATLRRPIHLALSYDEEVGCVGVRHMIARLPELCAAPAACIVGEPSEMRPVLRHKGKVAGRLTVRGRAGHSSRPDLADNAVHLAADIVGLVRATHERLSREGPHHPLFEPAASTLQVGVIAGGTGVNVVPDTCRVEWEARAVPGTDPMTIHDALQAGIAGLVAPLRAAGREVAVESEILSLYPALDLPDGAPLRGLAEAWSGREALGAVSYGTEAGLFQAAGIPSIICGPGRIAEAHRPDESIGLSDLEECCAMLRRVIADQA
- a CDS encoding aldehyde dehydrogenase family protein, which encodes MNAHQHFIGGTWVGGEATLPVLNPSHGQEMARIARGGAKEIDEAVKAGHAAMDGEWGRLDAASRGRLMLKLAELIRRDAEILAKMESEDVGKPMTLARNDAQVCARYFEYYGGAADKVHGDTIPFQNGFTVMTVYEPHGVVGVIVPWNYPLQMTGRSVAPALAMGNAVVLKPAEDTSLSALHLAKLAAEAGFPAGSLNVVTGLGEEAGAALASHKGIHHISFTGSREVGTLIQTAAAKNTIPVTLELGGKSPQVVFADADLSEAGTVIVKAITQNAGQTCSAGSRVVIEDSIYDSFTADLAKRFKDLRVGSGEQDLDLGPVVNAKQCERVQGYIDLARRDGLTILAEGELGTNVPGDGYYVRPTLIGDVPPDHRLAQEEIFGPVLVAIRVRDEAEALAVANGTEYGLAAGIWTQDLGKALRLSKGIKSGQVFVNNYGAGGGVELPFGGVKGSGHGREKGFEALYGFGSMKMIAIKHGV
- a CDS encoding CaiB/BaiF CoA transferase family protein, translating into MAAGSGVRPLSGLTVVALEQAVAAPYCSSRLADAGARVIKIERPEGDFARGYDAAVNGLASYFVWLNRGKESLVADIKDPGDARLLHAVLAKADVFIQNLAPGAAARAGFGSEELRARYPRLITVDVTGYGSGHSYSDMKAYDLLVQAESGLAEITGHPAGPGRVGVSVCDIACGMAAHAAVLEALIARGITGEGAKLEVSLFDGMADWMNVPLLYFEGTGRAPQRVGLAHPSICPYGAFPTRDGALVLLSIQNEREWRKFCAEFLRQPDLPSREGFESNNARVANRPEVDAVVARVFADLSRDEAAARLRTAGTAYGFVNGLANLVSHPALRRVTVETPAGPASIVAPPALRNGQAPVMGRVPGIGEHSEAIRREFAA
- a CDS encoding fumarate hydratase, coding for MATIREEDLVASIADALQFISYYHPADYIENLADAWRREESPAARDAMAQILVNSRMAAFGRRPICQDTGTAQVFMKVGLGARIVSNRSLQEIVDEGVRRAWREERNPLRASVVSEPLFGRRNTGDNAPAMLHVEMVAGDAIEVHVAAKGGGSENKAKFAALNPSDSVADWVVRTVETLGAGWCPPGMLGIGVGGSPEKAMTLAKLSLLDPIDLPQIRARGPASKEEELRLEIFERVNALGIGAQGLGGLTTVLDVKLKTFPVHAASLPVGLIPQCAADRHAHFTLDGSGPAVFTPPSLDLWPQDISVATAAGRRVDLDRLTREEVATWRAGETLLLSGRLLTGRDAAHLRLTRMLEAGEDLPVDLRDRAIYYVGPVDAVGDEAVGPAGPTTATRMDKFLEPILSRTGLLVMVGKAERGPAAVETIARHGAAYLIAVGGAAYLVSKAIKSARVLAFADLGMEAIHEFVVEDMPVTVAVDAAGTSVHRDGPARWRRPVREAVPA
- the paaZ gene encoding phenylacetic acid degradation bifunctional protein PaaZ, whose protein sequence is MRLESYVQGRWIAPGGDWTGIRSAVTGAVVAEVGSGGLSQGGPGMAEVLDHARRVGGPALRRLTFHQRAEMLKRLAAFLNERRDGLYALSHQTGATRTDNLIDIDGGIGTLFVYASKGRRELPNATFLIDGAVEPLSRGGSFVGRHVMTARTGCAVHINAFNFPCWGLLEKLAPAILAGVPVVTKPATITAYVAHALVRLIAESGILPDGALQCVVGPTGDLFDHLTGQDVVSFTGSAETAQLLQRHPVIAREAVHFVAERDSLNAAILGPDAGPGTPEFDLYVKEVAKEMTVKAGQKCTAIRRALAPRAHVPAVIEALRQRLASVRIGDPAREDVRMGPVVGLAQRRDVLARVDALKAEAELVFGDPARLAVEGADPETGAFLPPMLLHCADPLRARQVHGLEAFGPVCTVMGYDGLDEAAVLANRGEGSLVASLYTHDPAAAADLVFGVGAYHGRLVVIDRDCAKEQTGHGSPMPHMMHGGPGRAGGGEELGGVRALSHYMQRTALQGSPAMLSRITESWIKGAPEAIRPEHPFRCHFEDLEIGRSFHSAERVITLADIEHFARFTGDTFYAHMSEEATKGHPFFPGRVAHGYLLLSFAAGLFVDPDPGPVLANYGLDSLRFLKPIQPGEAIRVRLTAKEKSPRNAQYGEVRWDVEIRTASGETAATYELLTMNAMRGA
- a CDS encoding PaaX family transcriptional regulator C-terminal domain-containing protein; the protein is MADLLAPLIDHFHARTPIRAGSLVVTVFGDAVVPRGGVLSLESLLAITRAFRIGDGVVRTALSRLVADGWFERWKLGRNSFYRLTPSGGGAFARATARIYGPAAPAWSGAFDLLVLDGAGERRSELAASGYGSLGSDLMIGVVPATGPGEGGMMEAVLRLAARPEDPETARRLAARAWPVAEVGERYARFTATFAAAGDSVVSAPPTGLDALVLRILLIHEYRRAVLKDPLLPADLLPEDWPGAAARSVCAAIYRAVAPAAEAWLDANATTDSGPLPPPGVKFAARFAA
- the paaA gene encoding 1,2-phenylacetyl-CoA epoxidase subunit PaaA gives rise to the protein MYTQALNAKDTTAPVAGPEEAARADRFQARIDAEERIEPNDWMPEAYRRTLTRQISQHAHSEIVGMLPEGNWITRAPTLKRKAALLAKVQDEAGHGLYLYSAAETLGTSREEMFEQLLAGRAKYSSIFNYPTLTWADIGAIGWLVDGAAIMNQIPLCRCSYGPYARAMVRVCKEESFHQRQGYEIMLTLCRGTAEQKAMAQDALNRWWWPCLMMFGPPDAESQHSDQSAKWKIKRFSNDELRQKFVDATVPQGQYLGLTFPDPDLAYDEAAGHWRYGAIDWEEFKQVLAGNGPCNRQRMKQRRDAHAAGAWVREAAMAHAEKRTRRAEAAKAADLPQAA
- the paaB gene encoding 1,2-phenylacetyl-CoA epoxidase subunit PaaB, which codes for MPEQKIPLWEVFIRSRNGLAHKHVGSLHAADSAMALQAARDVYTRRGEGLSLWVVPSAAIVASDPADKDVMFEPTASKIYRHPTFYEVPDEVGHM